A genomic segment from Streptomyces sp. NBC_01233 encodes:
- a CDS encoding metal-sulfur cluster assembly factor → MTENATPEASIKPATEEEVREALYDVVDPELGIDVVNLGLIYGIHIDDANIATLDMTLTSAACPLTDVIEDQAKSATDGIVNELRINWVWMPPWGPDKITDDGREQLRALGFNV, encoded by the coding sequence ATGACCGAGAACGCGACGCCCGAGGCGTCGATCAAGCCCGCCACCGAGGAAGAGGTCCGCGAGGCCCTCTACGACGTGGTCGACCCCGAGCTGGGCATCGACGTCGTCAATCTGGGCCTGATCTACGGCATCCACATCGACGACGCGAACATCGCCACCCTCGACATGACGCTGACCTCGGCGGCCTGCCCGCTGACGGACGTCATCGAGGACCAGGCGAAGTCGGCGACGGACGGCATCGTGAACGAACTTCGGATCAACTGGGTCTGGATGCCGCCGTGGGGTCCGGACAAGATCACGGACGACGGTCGTGAGCAGCTCCGCGCGCTCGGCTTCAACGTCTGA